In one window of Methanoculleus chikugoensis DNA:
- a CDS encoding MFS transporter, with the protein MSIKRGRRRRTIFEAKKSLTAEEVEHGLKLVIRDGLATQAMVTLTGGIFLVAFALQLGASNTVIGLLAAIPPLAELLQIPAIYIVDRIRIRRLVVVAASLAARLCWIPIILIPFFLSPGQGVIALIASIALYASFSAISHCGWNSWMRDLIPQDRLGAFFSHRLTLSTALALVVSLVAGFFIDSWEIAFPDLAAYGYSVLFLLGLIAGLVGITFLARTPEPRMVVEEGEDGLLAAIKKPFADLNFKNLIIFLGSWNFAVNLASPFFTVYMLQRIGLDISLVVALSVLSQVMNIIFYRSWGRVSDRYSNKSVLAVSGPLFMLAIFAWLFVTLPNVYILTYPLLVLIHILMGISLAGVSLASGNIGLKLAPKGQATSYLAASTFANSVAAGVAPILGGLFVDFFAERELIWTLIWKDPVRELVFVTLDLQQWEFFFLFAFLLGLYSLHRLAAVQEEGEAKEQEVVDELIAGVRRDMRNFSPAGGLRDMVKFPFSSIRNYRKKSRQKPPEEETAEEGEGTEPLDPRRP; encoded by the coding sequence GTGAGCATAAAACGAGGACGCAGACGGCGCACGATCTTCGAGGCAAAAAAGAGCCTGACAGCAGAAGAGGTCGAGCACGGCCTGAAACTTGTCATCCGGGACGGCCTTGCCACCCAGGCGATGGTGACGCTGACCGGCGGCATCTTCCTCGTAGCCTTCGCCCTGCAACTCGGGGCGTCCAACACCGTCATCGGTCTGCTCGCAGCCATCCCGCCGCTCGCAGAACTCCTGCAGATACCCGCTATCTACATCGTCGACCGCATCAGGATAAGGCGGCTCGTGGTGGTGGCGGCATCGCTTGCCGCACGCCTCTGCTGGATACCCATCATCCTGATACCGTTCTTCCTCTCGCCGGGGCAGGGAGTGATCGCGCTCATCGCCTCGATTGCCCTCTACGCATCGTTCTCGGCGATCTCCCATTGCGGCTGGAACTCCTGGATGCGCGACCTGATACCGCAGGACCGGCTCGGAGCCTTCTTCTCCCACCGGCTGACTCTCTCAACGGCGCTTGCGCTCGTCGTCAGCCTCGTCGCCGGGTTCTTCATCGACTCGTGGGAGATCGCTTTCCCCGACCTCGCCGCCTACGGCTACTCCGTCCTCTTCCTTCTCGGGCTCATCGCCGGGCTCGTCGGGATCACCTTCCTCGCCCGCACTCCCGAGCCCCGGATGGTCGTCGAAGAAGGGGAAGACGGCCTGCTTGCCGCGATCAAAAAGCCGTTCGCAGACCTGAACTTCAAGAACCTCATCATCTTCCTCGGATCGTGGAACTTCGCCGTCAATCTCGCATCGCCGTTCTTCACCGTCTACATGCTGCAGAGGATCGGCCTCGATATCTCGCTCGTCGTCGCCCTCAGCGTCCTCAGCCAGGTCATGAACATCATCTTCTACCGCTCGTGGGGCCGGGTCTCCGACCGCTACTCCAACAAGTCGGTTCTTGCCGTGAGCGGGCCGCTGTTCATGCTCGCGATCTTCGCATGGCTGTTCGTCACGCTCCCGAACGTCTACATCCTGACCTACCCGCTGCTCGTCCTCATCCACATCCTGATGGGGATCTCGCTTGCGGGGGTCTCGCTCGCCTCGGGAAACATCGGTCTGAAGCTGGCCCCAAAGGGTCAGGCGACCAGTTATCTTGCAGCGAGCACCTTTGCAAACTCGGTCGCCGCCGGCGTCGCACCGATCCTCGGCGGGCTCTTCGTGGACTTCTTTGCCGAGCGAGAACTCATCTGGACCCTGATCTGGAAAGACCCGGTGCGAGAACTCGTCTTTGTCACCCTCGACCTGCAGCAGTGGGAGTTCTTCTTCCTGTTCGCCTTCCTCCTCGGGCTCTACTCCCTCCACCGCCTTGCGGCGGTGCAGGAGGAGGGGGAGGCGAAGGAGCAGGAGGTCGTCGACGAACTCATCGCAGGGGTCAGGCGGGATATGCGCAACTTCTCCCCGGCGGGGGGTCTTCGGGATATGGTGAAGTTCCCCTTCTCGTCCATCAGGAACTACCGGAAGAAAAGCCGCCAGAAGCCGCCGGAAGAAGAAACGGCCGAGGAGGGCGAGGGGACAGAACCCTTAGATCCCCGGCGCCCGTAA
- a CDS encoding glucose 1-dehydrogenase: MKRLEGKNVLITGGSTGIGRATAIRFADEGANVAINYHSSEKEAEITLDEVRETCNTIREKGCREMLVQGDIASEEDVERIFRDVLKAWGRLDVLINNAGIQTASPTHEVTMDAYDRVLAVNLRGAFLCSREAVRHFLDRGGGGVILNNTSVHETIPKPQYAPYATSKAGLGALSRTLALEYAGKGIRVNMVAPGAIATPINREWMDDPEKKADVEGHIPMGRAGEPEEIAAVFAFLASDEAAYITGQTIYVDGGLTLYPDFRTPWSSGS; encoded by the coding sequence ATGAAACGGCTGGAAGGAAAGAACGTCCTCATCACCGGCGGCTCGACCGGAATCGGGCGCGCAACGGCAATCCGGTTCGCGGACGAGGGCGCGAACGTCGCCATAAACTACCACTCGAGCGAGAAAGAGGCGGAGATCACGCTCGATGAGGTGCGGGAGACCTGCAACACCATCCGCGAGAAAGGATGCCGGGAGATGCTGGTCCAGGGGGACATCGCGAGCGAGGAGGATGTGGAACGCATATTCCGGGATGTCCTCAAGGCGTGGGGAAGGCTTGATGTCCTGATCAACAACGCGGGCATCCAGACCGCAAGCCCGACCCACGAGGTGACCATGGACGCCTACGACCGGGTTCTCGCGGTGAACCTCCGGGGCGCGTTCCTCTGCTCCCGTGAGGCGGTGCGGCACTTCCTCGATCGCGGGGGAGGCGGCGTCATCCTCAACAACACCTCGGTTCACGAGACGATCCCGAAACCGCAGTACGCCCCCTACGCCACGAGCAAAGCGGGGCTCGGGGCTCTTTCGAGGACGCTTGCGCTCGAGTACGCCGGGAAGGGCATCCGGGTCAACATGGTTGCCCCCGGTGCGATCGCAACGCCGATCAACCGGGAGTGGATGGACGACCCCGAGAAGAAGGCGGATGTCGAGGGGCACATCCCGATGGGGCGCGCCGGAGAGCCGGAGGAGATCGCCGCGGTCTTTGCCTTCCTCGCCTCAGACGAGGCTGCGTACATCACCGGGCAGACGATCTACGTCGACGGCGGGCTGACACTCTATCCAGACTTCAGGACGCCATGGTCGTCGGGAAGTTGA
- the proS gene encoding proline--tRNA ligase, which yields MEEDTGALPRKENFSEWYNEILWRAEIMDVRYPVKGLYVWYPHGFGIRKRAYGILRDLMDRDHAETMFPLLIPKTEFMKEAEHIKGFEDEVYWVTHGGTSELDVPLALRPTSETAIYPMYSLWIRSHTDLPLKLYQIVNTFRYETKHTRPLIRLREITSFKEAHTVHATREEAEAQVEIALGLYKEFYDSLRVPVILSRRPDWDKFPGADYTIAVDTIMPDGKTLQIGTVHMLGDHFSRTYAITYEDANGERQYACQTCYGISERSIAATISVHGDDKGLVLPPEVAPIEIVIVPIIVGKRRDEVLASAAALETELRDAGFAVKLDARDMRPGAKYYHWEMRGVPLRIEVGPRDIDANTVIAVTRTGKKTTLDRRGVVEGINSVLGAFGEDLSQAAKQAMADRITAAATLEETAEAVKSGVAVVHWCGSQECAEKIEAAVDASVLGSEIRSDLIAVSDGPCIACGGEGTSALVARTY from the coding sequence ATGGAAGAAGATACAGGAGCACTTCCCCGGAAAGAGAATTTTTCCGAGTGGTACAACGAGATTCTCTGGCGAGCCGAGATCATGGACGTCCGCTACCCGGTCAAGGGGCTGTACGTCTGGTACCCCCACGGGTTCGGCATCCGGAAGCGTGCGTATGGGATACTCCGGGACCTGATGGACCGCGACCACGCTGAGACGATGTTTCCGCTCCTCATCCCGAAGACCGAGTTCATGAAGGAGGCCGAGCATATCAAGGGCTTCGAGGACGAGGTCTACTGGGTCACCCACGGCGGCACGAGCGAGCTCGACGTGCCGCTTGCCCTCCGGCCGACGAGCGAGACCGCCATCTACCCGATGTACTCCCTCTGGATCCGGTCGCACACGGATCTGCCCCTGAAACTCTACCAGATCGTCAATACGTTCCGCTACGAGACGAAACATACCCGCCCGCTCATCCGTCTCCGGGAGATCACGTCGTTTAAAGAGGCGCATACCGTGCACGCGACGCGGGAGGAGGCAGAGGCGCAGGTCGAGATCGCGCTCGGCCTCTATAAGGAGTTCTACGACAGCCTCCGCGTCCCGGTGATCCTCTCCCGCCGTCCGGACTGGGACAAGTTCCCGGGCGCCGACTACACCATCGCGGTCGATACCATCATGCCCGACGGCAAGACGCTCCAGATCGGGACGGTGCACATGCTCGGCGACCACTTCTCCCGCACCTACGCCATCACCTACGAGGACGCGAACGGCGAGCGGCAGTACGCCTGCCAGACCTGCTACGGCATCTCCGAGCGGTCGATTGCGGCCACGATAAGCGTCCACGGCGACGATAAGGGACTCGTGCTGCCCCCGGAGGTTGCGCCGATCGAGATCGTCATCGTGCCGATCATCGTCGGGAAGCGGCGCGACGAGGTGCTCGCGTCGGCCGCGGCGCTTGAAACGGAGCTCCGCGACGCCGGGTTCGCCGTGAAGCTCGATGCCCGGGATATGCGGCCGGGCGCGAAGTACTACCACTGGGAGATGCGCGGCGTCCCGCTGCGGATCGAGGTCGGGCCGCGGGACATCGATGCGAACACGGTCATCGCCGTCACCCGCACGGGCAAAAAGACCACGCTCGACCGACGGGGCGTCGTCGAAGGGATCAACTCCGTCCTTGGAGCGTTCGGGGAGGATCTCTCGCAGGCGGCGAAGCAGGCGATGGCCGACCGGATAACCGCTGCCGCGACGCTTGAGGAGACCGCCGAGGCGGTGAAGAGCGGGGTTGCGGTCGTTCACTGGTGCGGTTCGCAGGAGTGCGCAGAAAAGATTGAGGCGGCGGTGGATGCAAGCGTCCTCGGTTCCGAGATCCGCTCGGACCTGATTGCCGTCTCGGACGGCCCGTGCATCGCCTGTGGAGGCGAAGGCACGTCCGCCCTGGTTGCCCGGACCTACTGA
- a CDS encoding response regulator yields MTGTGDGDTRILVVEDDGLIAFDIATRLEDAGYRDVAVAATGAEAIRQAENMRPHLVFMDITLKGDMDGIEAAEIIRKRFGSRIVYVTAHSDPSVRNRAMATSPAGYILKPYTAADLICAIRCALRSE; encoded by the coding sequence ATGACCGGAACCGGTGATGGAGATACTCGGATACTTGTCGTCGAAGATGACGGTCTCATCGCGTTCGACATAGCGACCCGGCTTGAAGATGCTGGTTATAGGGATGTTGCGGTGGCGGCGACGGGGGCGGAGGCGATCCGCCAGGCGGAGAATATGCGGCCGCACCTGGTCTTCATGGATATCACACTCAAGGGCGATATGGATGGTATCGAGGCGGCGGAGATCATCCGGAAACGCTTCGGCAGCCGCATCGTTTACGTCACCGCACACTCCGATCCGTCCGTCAGAAACCGGGCAATGGCAACGTCTCCTGCGGGATATATCCTGAAACCGTATACCGCCGCGGACCTGATTTGCGCGATCAGGTGCGCTCTCCGGTCGGAGTAG
- a CDS encoding DUF362 domain-containing protein, producing the protein MASPAASEVYVIDASDRSHAVEALWREIDLSSLDGKAVAVKANFNSDDPFPATTHPDMLEAILSQVRDAGARSVVLGERSGMGKTARVLKNRGAAGVAARVGAEVRVLDSLPVEGWEAIPPDGLHWERGFLVARLFREADAVVQTCCLKTHRFGGHVSLSLKNTVGAVAARNPGDGYNYMAELHSSPHQRRMVAEISRFCPCDVAVMDATEGFSTGGPERGSRIAPNVILASTDRVALDAAGIALLRHYGSTPEVMQGRIFAMDTVSRAAQLGVGVKSAGDLRLVALDSESKNLVLDMRRILDETA; encoded by the coding sequence ATGGCATCCCCCGCGGCATCAGAAGTCTACGTCATCGATGCATCCGATCGCTCCCATGCCGTCGAGGCGCTCTGGCGCGAGATCGATCTCTCCTCCCTCGACGGAAAGGCCGTTGCGGTCAAAGCGAACTTCAACAGCGACGATCCGTTCCCCGCGACGACCCATCCCGATATGCTGGAGGCGATCCTTTCGCAGGTCCGCGACGCCGGTGCCCGGTCGGTCGTGCTCGGCGAGCGGAGCGGGATGGGAAAGACCGCCCGGGTGCTGAAGAACCGGGGCGCTGCCGGGGTAGCGGCCCGGGTGGGTGCGGAGGTGAGGGTGCTCGACTCGCTTCCCGTGGAGGGATGGGAGGCGATCCCGCCGGACGGCCTTCACTGGGAGCGCGGGTTCCTGGTCGCCCGGCTCTTCCGGGAGGCCGATGCGGTGGTCCAGACCTGCTGCCTGAAGACGCACCGGTTCGGCGGCCACGTCTCCCTCTCCCTGAAGAACACGGTCGGAGCAGTGGCGGCGAGGAACCCGGGGGACGGCTACAACTACATGGCGGAGCTGCATTCGTCGCCGCACCAGAGGAGGATGGTCGCCGAGATCAGCCGGTTCTGCCCCTGCGACGTCGCCGTCATGGACGCGACGGAGGGGTTCTCGACCGGGGGGCCAGAGCGGGGGAGCCGTATCGCTCCGAACGTCATCCTCGCGAGCACCGACCGGGTCGCCCTCGATGCCGCCGGGATCGCGCTTCTCCGGCACTACGGCTCGACGCCGGAGGTGATGCAGGGCCGGATATTCGCAATGGATACCGTTTCCCGGGCTGCACAACTCGGGGTCGGCGTTAAGTCGGCCGGGGATCTCCGGCTCGTCGCGCTCGACTCTGAGAGCAAAAACCTCGTCCTCGATATGCGGCGGATCCTGGACGAGACCGCCTGA
- a CDS encoding stage II sporulation protein M has translation MSEASLARSTIFAAVLFAVSIGIGVVVVARDPGIGAEAATLFAEQVIGDLLSDPPAVLAGKLFLNNLVACLLLFLGGASLGVVTMLILSVNGLLIGALTELVRQQQGMLFIAAALVPHGIFEIPAFLIAGGLGLLLGRELIAEWHGTADAAAEALPLARLFLRVVVPLLAVAAVVEAFITPAILSMIA, from the coding sequence ATGTCTGAGGCATCGCTTGCCCGGTCCACGATCTTCGCGGCCGTCCTCTTCGCGGTCTCGATCGGCATCGGTGTCGTTGTCGTGGCCCGCGACCCGGGCATAGGGGCAGAGGCCGCGACCCTCTTTGCCGAGCAGGTGATAGGCGATCTCCTCTCCGACCCCCCGGCGGTCCTTGCGGGGAAACTCTTCCTGAACAACCTGGTCGCCTGTCTCCTCCTCTTCCTCGGGGGAGCCTCTCTCGGGGTGGTCACGATGCTGATCCTCTCGGTCAACGGCCTCTTGATCGGCGCGTTGACGGAGCTCGTGCGGCAGCAGCAGGGGATGCTCTTCATTGCGGCGGCGCTCGTCCCCCATGGCATCTTCGAGATCCCCGCCTTCCTCATCGCGGGAGGCCTCGGTCTCCTCCTCGGGAGGGAGCTCATCGCCGAATGGCACGGCACGGCCGATGCCGCCGCGGAAGCCCTGCCTCTTGCCCGGCTCTTTCTCCGGGTAGTCGTCCCGCTCCTCGCGGTCGCCGCGGTCGTAGAGGCATTTATTACGCCGGCAATCCTAAGTATGATAGCTTAG
- a CDS encoding sensor histidine kinase: protein MADEIPELEAIKELLRPEPHGLSILDISRKLGIGRNVTAKYMSMLHAAGRVEVRRVAAAKLYTLAHRVPVSALLGLTSDLIVVLDRNLCIVFANTAFRTEICPGNDEVAGCSLEAFFPERPIPSRISEMTRAALRGQEGRCELPWEIDGRTVEFRAMFIPVVFEDGTPGATVILEDVTREVKAVRDLEKALEEKEALLHVIHYRMRNALQVVSSIMHLQTSRLADPAARRAVRATEQQILSLALAHEELHLSQNFDRVCMADYLARLSGTLFGTYGVPPEKIAWNVHAAGIEMPLELAQFTGFILVELIVNVIQHAFPDGMTGTMELAVDRDHTGRYTIIVRDTGVGIPEGMEIVAGTTPGLPMVRYLVEQYLNGEVSIRGDGGTTVTITFGEEELLVPPPGPTPTGERT, encoded by the coding sequence ATGGCTGATGAGATACCGGAACTCGAAGCGATCAAGGAACTCCTCCGCCCGGAGCCTCACGGGCTCAGCATCCTCGATATATCCAGAAAACTCGGCATCGGCAGAAATGTAACGGCGAAATACATGAGTATGCTCCATGCCGCAGGCCGGGTCGAGGTGCGCAGGGTTGCGGCGGCGAAACTCTACACCCTCGCGCACCGGGTGCCGGTCTCCGCGCTCCTCGGGCTGACATCGGATCTGATCGTCGTCCTCGACCGGAACCTGTGCATTGTATTCGCCAATACCGCATTCCGTACCGAAATCTGTCCCGGCAACGATGAGGTCGCTGGCTGTTCGCTCGAGGCATTCTTCCCGGAGCGTCCCATCCCATCCAGGATCAGCGAGATGACGCGCGCCGCGCTCCGGGGACAGGAGGGCAGATGCGAACTCCCCTGGGAGATAGATGGGCGCACGGTGGAGTTCCGCGCGATGTTCATCCCGGTGGTCTTCGAGGACGGCACACCGGGAGCGACCGTCATCCTGGAAGACGTCACCCGCGAGGTCAAGGCGGTGCGGGACCTTGAAAAGGCGCTGGAGGAGAAGGAAGCACTGCTCCACGTCATTCACTACCGGATGCGCAACGCGCTCCAGGTGGTGTCGAGCATCATGCACCTGCAGACCTCACGCCTCGCCGACCCAGCTGCACGAAGAGCGGTACGGGCAACCGAGCAGCAGATCCTCTCGCTCGCCCTCGCCCACGAGGAACTCCACCTCTCGCAGAACTTCGACCGTGTCTGCATGGCGGATTACCTCGCCCGCCTTTCCGGCACTCTCTTCGGGACTTACGGCGTGCCCCCGGAGAAGATCGCCTGGAACGTGCATGCCGCGGGGATCGAGATGCCGCTCGAACTCGCCCAGTTCACCGGGTTCATCCTCGTCGAGCTGATCGTCAACGTCATTCAGCACGCGTTTCCTGACGGAATGACCGGGACGATGGAACTGGCGGTCGACCGCGACCACACAGGCAGATATACCATCATCGTCCGGGATACCGGGGTGGGCATCCCGGAGGGGATGGAGATCGTCGCGGGCACCACTCCCGGTCTTCCCATGGTTCGATACCTCGTCGAGCAGTACCTGAACGGCGAGGTTTCAATAAGAGGCGACGGCGGCACGACGGTGACGATCACCTTCGGAGAAGAGGAGCTGCTTGTGCCTCCTCCCGGACCTACTCCGACCGGAGAGCGCACCTGA
- a CDS encoding DUF63 family protein — MIREFLYKYYIDPIRYGEAYTLVDTLTYALILIAAVYLVYRGLRRYKIAIDDELVLATLPFVVLGGLLRVVEDTGMIASDLRFLLITPLIFFSIFAVAVIALFAGKIAENAGLVKRYSRFYAGAGIAACLLATAALVWFGLTETTIALDVLAVILVLASVTSLALWAFFVYVLKWDYASHILYKLLIFGHMLDASATSYGIDIHPVHYVEQHVVGGALIDATGTAFSMFLLKLAVLVPAVYVLEVYRREGNPDLWHLILLAMIVVGMAPGIRDLARMVLHV; from the coding sequence ATGATTAGGGAGTTCCTCTACAAATACTACATCGATCCCATCCGTTACGGCGAGGCGTATACGCTCGTCGATACGTTGACCTATGCCCTGATCCTCATCGCAGCAGTCTACCTTGTCTATCGGGGGCTCCGGCGGTATAAGATTGCTATCGACGACGAGCTGGTGCTTGCAACCCTGCCTTTCGTCGTACTCGGTGGGCTTCTCCGGGTTGTCGAGGATACCGGGATGATCGCCTCCGACCTCCGGTTCCTCCTGATTACGCCCCTGATCTTCTTCTCGATCTTTGCGGTTGCGGTAATCGCTCTCTTTGCCGGAAAAATCGCGGAGAACGCCGGGCTTGTCAAGCGCTACAGCCGCTTCTACGCGGGGGCGGGGATCGCCGCCTGTCTTCTCGCCACAGCGGCGCTCGTCTGGTTCGGTCTTACCGAGACGACGATCGCGCTCGACGTCCTCGCCGTCATCCTGGTGCTTGCCTCTGTTACGTCGCTCGCCCTCTGGGCATTCTTCGTGTACGTGCTGAAGTGGGACTATGCCTCACACATTCTCTACAAACTCCTCATCTTCGGCCACATGCTGGACGCAAGCGCCACGAGTTACGGGATCGACATCCACCCTGTCCACTACGTGGAGCAGCACGTCGTGGGTGGAGCCCTGATCGATGCGACCGGCACCGCGTTCTCGATGTTCCTCCTGAAGCTCGCGGTGCTCGTCCCCGCCGTCTACGTCCTCGAGGTGTACCGGCGCGAAGGAAATCCCGATCTCTGGCACCTCATTCTGCTCGCCATGATCGTCGTCGGCATGGCGCCGGGGATACGCGATCTCGCGCGGATGGTGCTCCATGTCTGA
- a CDS encoding manganese efflux pump MntP family protein: MEFATTLLIAVGLAMDAFAVSISGGAGLREDRLRWAVIAGALFGGFQAGMPMLGWLGGMGLASFVGTYGPWIAFLLLALIGGKMIAEAVRGDGESVRFESGTATLLVLAVATSIDALAVGVSFAVLDIPIVSLAITIGVVTFVFSAAGVLLGSAFGHIMGEKAGIVGGIILVAIGLRILLEHLFF, encoded by the coding sequence ATGGAGTTCGCGACGACTCTTCTCATCGCCGTCGGGCTTGCGATGGATGCATTTGCGGTCTCGATCAGCGGAGGCGCCGGTCTGCGGGAGGATCGACTCCGGTGGGCCGTCATTGCCGGAGCGCTCTTCGGCGGGTTCCAGGCAGGAATGCCGATGCTCGGGTGGCTCGGGGGGATGGGGCTCGCCTCGTTCGTCGGAACCTACGGCCCCTGGATCGCCTTCCTGCTGCTCGCCCTGATCGGCGGGAAGATGATCGCCGAGGCGGTGCGGGGTGACGGCGAGAGCGTCCGGTTCGAGAGCGGCACGGCCACCCTTCTGGTGCTCGCCGTCGCAACGAGTATCGACGCCCTCGCCGTCGGCGTCTCGTTTGCCGTGCTGGATATCCCGATCGTTTCACTCGCAATCACGATCGGCGTCGTCACCTTCGTCTTCTCCGCCGCCGGCGTGCTCCTCGGGAGCGCGTTCGGCCATATCATGGGGGAGAAGGCCGGCATCGTCGGCGGTATAATCCTTGTCGCGATCGGTCTACGGATCCTGCTCGAACACCTCTTCTTCTAA
- a CDS encoding agmatine deiminase family protein — MEMSTQTIGLIQTAVSEDPDRNLERTLEAARAAITRGARILCLQELYRAPYFPQYEDTDASRYAETIPGPSTEAFAALAREHDAVVVVPIYERTASGEHYNTAVVIDADGRLLPAYRKVHVPYDPLFYEKTYFLPGDRYRVYDTQYGRIAVLICYDQWFPEAARAVALMGAEIIFYPTAIGRIAGEEPPEGDWREAWETVQRGHAIANSVHVAAVNRVGKEGDIRFFGSSFVADAFGNVIARASETDEEVLVVEVDLAENETVREGWGFFRNRRPETYGLLARRLPPGMAPAISGYRMPAEWEPHDAVWLSWPHDRETFPDLAAVEGIYVEIIAALRASETVDLLVTGEAMRTRVEAMLEEEGVDTGGIRFHIADYADVWFRDYGPTFLVNRKTGNLAMVNWTFNAWGGKYPELMEDTRIPLAMNREMELPLFTPGIVLEGGSIEVNGCGTVITTEACLLNPNRNPDLTREEVEAYLEAYLGAGHVIWLKQGIAGDDTDGHVDDIVRFVNPTTVLCALEENEDDENYAVLQENYEILLSSTDQDGNPLTVIPLPMPGRVGGAERLPASYANFYIGNTVVLVPVFGHPNDRIAVARIQQAFPDREVVGIDCTAMVAGFGAIHCISQQQPSAGTAAARPE, encoded by the coding sequence ATGGAGATGAGCACGCAAACGATCGGCCTCATCCAGACGGCGGTGAGCGAGGACCCCGACCGCAACCTGGAACGCACCCTTGAAGCGGCGAGAGCGGCGATCACGAGGGGTGCGCGGATCCTCTGCCTGCAGGAACTCTACCGCGCCCCCTACTTCCCGCAGTACGAGGATACGGACGCTTCCCGCTACGCCGAGACGATCCCGGGGCCGTCGACCGAAGCCTTCGCGGCACTCGCCCGGGAGCACGACGCCGTGGTCGTCGTGCCGATCTACGAGCGGACTGCGTCCGGCGAGCACTACAACACCGCCGTAGTGATCGATGCCGACGGCCGGCTCCTCCCCGCCTACCGGAAGGTGCACGTCCCCTACGATCCGCTCTTTTACGAGAAGACCTATTTCCTGCCCGGAGACCGCTACCGGGTCTACGATACCCAGTACGGCCGCATTGCCGTGCTCATCTGCTACGACCAGTGGTTCCCGGAAGCCGCGAGAGCGGTTGCGCTCATGGGCGCGGAGATTATCTTTTACCCGACCGCCATCGGCCGTATTGCCGGGGAAGAGCCGCCCGAGGGCGACTGGCGCGAGGCGTGGGAGACGGTGCAGCGCGGCCACGCGATCGCAAACAGCGTCCACGTCGCAGCCGTCAATCGGGTGGGAAAAGAGGGCGATATTCGGTTCTTCGGGAGTTCGTTTGTCGCCGACGCGTTCGGGAACGTCATTGCCCGGGCGAGCGAGACCGACGAAGAGGTTCTCGTCGTGGAGGTCGACCTCGCGGAGAACGAGACCGTCCGGGAAGGCTGGGGGTTCTTCCGGAACCGGCGGCCGGAGACCTACGGCCTGCTCGCCCGGAGGCTCCCGCCGGGCATGGCCCCGGCAATCTCCGGCTACCGCATGCCTGCGGAGTGGGAGCCGCACGACGCCGTCTGGCTCTCCTGGCCCCATGACCGCGAGACGTTCCCCGACCTTGCCGCGGTGGAGGGGATCTACGTCGAGATCATCGCGGCGCTCCGCGCCTCAGAGACCGTCGACCTGCTCGTCACGGGCGAAGCGATGCGCACCCGCGTCGAGGCGATGCTGGAGGAGGAAGGGGTCGATACGGGCGGCATCCGGTTCCACATCGCCGATTACGCCGACGTCTGGTTCCGGGATTACGGGCCGACCTTCCTCGTGAACAGAAAGACCGGGAACCTCGCGATGGTGAACTGGACGTTCAACGCCTGGGGAGGGAAGTACCCTGAACTCATGGAGGATACCCGGATCCCGCTTGCCATGAACCGCGAGATGGAACTCCCCCTCTTCACCCCCGGGATCGTCCTCGAGGGCGGTTCGATCGAGGTGAACGGGTGCGGCACGGTGATCACGACGGAGGCCTGCCTCTTAAACCCCAACCGGAACCCGGACCTCACCCGGGAGGAGGTCGAGGCCTACCTGGAGGCATACCTCGGCGCCGGCCACGTTATCTGGCTCAAGCAGGGGATCGCCGGCGACGACACCGACGGTCACGTCGACGACATCGTCCGGTTCGTGAATCCGACGACGGTTCTCTGCGCGCTCGAAGAGAACGAGGACGACGAGAACTACGCTGTTCTGCAGGAGAACTACGAGATCCTCCTCTCCTCGACCGACCAGGACGGCAACCCCCTGACCGTTATTCCCCTTCCCATGCCGGGGAGGGTCGGCGGCGCGGAGAGGCTGCCGGCGAGTTACGCGAACTTCTACATAGGAAACACCGTCGTGCTGGTGCCGGTCTTCGGGCACCCGAATGACAGGATCGCCGTAGCCCGGATCCAGCAGGCCTTCCCCGACCGGGAGGTCGTCGGGATCGACTGCACGGCGATGGTCGCGGGTTTCGGCGCGATTCACTGCATCAGCCAGCAGCAGCCGTCGGCGGGAACAGCCGCAGCACGGCCGGAATAA